Proteins from a genomic interval of Streptomyces sp. NBC_01445:
- a CDS encoding acetyl-CoA C-acetyltransferase — protein MSTEAYVYDAIRTPRGRGKANGALHGTKPIDLVVGLIHEIQRRFPDLDPAAIDDIVLGVVGPVGDQGSDIARIAAIAAGLPDTVAGVQENRFCASGLEAVNLAAMKVRSGWEDLVLAGGVESMSRVPMASDGGAWFADPMTNYETGFVPQGIGADLIATIEGFSRRDVDEYAALSQERAAAAVKDGRFARSVVPVTDRSGLTVLDHDEFLRPGTTADSLAKLKPSFADIGDLGGFDAVALQKYHWVEKIDHVHHAGNSSGIVDGASLVAIGTKEVGERHGLTPRARIVSAAVSGSEPTIMLTGPAPAARKALAKAGLTIDDIDLVEINEAFAAVVLRFVKDMGLSLDKVNVNGGAIALGHPLGATGAMILGTLIDELERQDKRYGLATLCVGGGMGIATIVERL, from the coding sequence GTGAGCACCGAAGCGTACGTATACGACGCGATCCGCACCCCGCGCGGACGCGGCAAGGCGAACGGCGCCCTGCACGGCACCAAGCCGATCGACCTCGTCGTCGGACTGATCCACGAGATCCAGCGGCGCTTCCCGGATCTCGACCCCGCCGCCATCGACGACATCGTGCTCGGCGTCGTCGGACCGGTCGGCGACCAGGGCTCCGACATCGCGCGGATCGCGGCCATCGCGGCCGGCCTCCCCGACACGGTGGCCGGTGTGCAGGAGAACCGCTTCTGCGCCTCGGGCCTCGAAGCGGTCAACCTGGCGGCCATGAAGGTCCGTTCGGGCTGGGAGGACCTCGTCCTCGCCGGCGGCGTCGAGTCGATGTCGCGCGTCCCGATGGCCTCGGACGGCGGCGCCTGGTTCGCCGACCCGATGACCAACTACGAGACGGGCTTCGTGCCGCAGGGCATCGGCGCCGACCTGATCGCCACGATCGAGGGCTTCTCCCGGCGCGACGTCGACGAGTACGCGGCGCTCTCGCAGGAGCGCGCGGCCGCCGCCGTGAAGGACGGCCGCTTCGCCCGCTCCGTCGTGCCCGTCACGGACCGCAGCGGCCTGACGGTCCTCGACCACGACGAGTTCCTGCGCCCCGGCACGACCGCCGACTCGCTCGCCAAGCTGAAGCCGTCGTTCGCGGACATCGGTGACCTCGGCGGCTTCGACGCCGTCGCGCTGCAGAAGTACCACTGGGTCGAGAAGATCGACCACGTCCACCACGCGGGCAACTCCTCCGGCATCGTCGACGGCGCGTCCCTCGTCGCCATCGGCACCAAGGAGGTCGGCGAGCGCCACGGCCTGACCCCGCGCGCGCGGATCGTCTCCGCGGCGGTCTCCGGCTCCGAGCCCACCATCATGCTCACCGGACCCGCGCCGGCCGCCCGCAAGGCTCTCGCCAAGGCCGGTCTGACCATCGACGACATCGACCTCGTCGAGATCAACGAGGCGTTCGCCGCAGTTGTCCTGCGCTTCGTCAAGGACATGGGCCTCTCCCTCGACAAGGTCAACGTCAACGGCGGCGCCATCGCGCTCGGCCACCCGCTCGGCGCCACCGGCGCGATGATCCTCGGCACCCTCATCGACGAACTGGAGCGCCAGGACAAGCGCTACGGCCTCGCCACGCTGTGCGTCGGCGGCGGCATGGGCATCGCCACGATCGTCGAGCGACTCTGA
- a CDS encoding acyl-CoA dehydrogenase family protein: protein MERQIFTEEHDAFRETVRTFLAKEVTPHYEQWEKDGIVSREAWLAAGRQGLLGLAVPEEFGGGGNADFRYSAVIAEEFTRAGAAGLAIGLHNDIIGPYLTSLATDEQKRRWLPGFCDGSLITAIAMTEPGAGSDLQGIRTSAEDRGDHWVLNGSKTFISNGILADLVIVVAKTTPDGGAHGLSLLVVERGMEGFERGRNLDKIGQKSQDTAELFFNDVRVPKENLLGELNGAFVHLMTNLAQERMGIAVAGIAAAEYLLEITTTYVKEREAFGRPLAKLQHIRFEIAEMATECAVTRTFLDRCIVDHSNGELDAVHASMAKWWATELQKRVADRCLQLHGGYGYMTEYRVAKAFTDGRIQTIYGGTTEIMKEIIGRSLLG from the coding sequence ATGGAACGGCAGATCTTCACCGAGGAGCACGACGCGTTCCGCGAGACCGTCCGCACCTTCCTCGCCAAGGAGGTCACCCCGCACTACGAGCAGTGGGAGAAGGACGGCATCGTCTCGCGCGAGGCCTGGCTCGCGGCCGGCCGGCAGGGCCTCCTCGGGCTCGCCGTGCCCGAGGAGTTCGGAGGCGGCGGGAACGCCGACTTCCGCTACAGCGCCGTCATCGCCGAGGAGTTCACCCGCGCGGGAGCCGCCGGCCTCGCGATCGGCCTCCACAACGACATCATCGGGCCGTATCTGACGTCGCTCGCCACGGACGAGCAGAAGCGCCGCTGGCTGCCAGGTTTCTGCGACGGCTCCCTGATCACGGCCATCGCGATGACCGAGCCGGGCGCCGGATCCGACCTCCAGGGCATCCGCACCTCGGCCGAGGACCGCGGCGACCACTGGGTGCTCAACGGCTCCAAGACGTTCATCTCGAACGGGATCCTCGCCGACCTCGTGATCGTCGTCGCGAAGACGACGCCCGACGGCGGCGCCCACGGTCTGTCCCTCCTGGTCGTCGAGCGCGGCATGGAGGGCTTCGAGCGCGGCCGCAACCTCGACAAGATCGGCCAGAAGTCGCAGGACACGGCCGAGCTCTTCTTCAACGACGTCCGCGTCCCGAAGGAGAATCTCCTCGGCGAGCTCAACGGCGCCTTTGTCCACCTGATGACGAACCTCGCGCAGGAGCGCATGGGCATCGCCGTCGCCGGGATCGCCGCCGCTGAGTACCTCCTGGAGATCACCACGACGTACGTCAAGGAGCGCGAGGCCTTCGGCCGCCCGCTCGCCAAGCTCCAGCACATCCGGTTCGAGATAGCCGAGATGGCCACCGAGTGCGCCGTCACCCGGACCTTCCTGGACCGCTGCATCGTCGACCACTCGAACGGCGAACTCGACGCGGTGCATGCCTCGATGGCCAAGTGGTGGGCCACCGAGCTCCAGAAGCGCGTCGCGGACCGCTGCCTCCAGCTCCATGGCGGCTACGGCTACATGACGGAGTACCGCGTCGCCAAGGCCTTCACCGACGGACGCATCCAGACGATCTACGGCGGCACGACCGAGATCATGAAGGAGATCATCGGGCGCTCCCTGCTCGGCTGA
- a CDS encoding LLM class F420-dependent oxidoreductase: protein MELSAPLAYAADPRQAADDAAALESAGLDAVWVAEAYGFDSPTIMGYLAARTERMKIGAAILNVYSRTPALIAQTAAGLDAVSGGRAIIGLGASGPQVVEGWHGKAYDKPLGRTRETIELTRRILRREVIDHHGITDMPLPPEKGGRLGKPLKILSKPVRPEVPLYVASLGPANVRMTAETADGWLPTLFIPEKAHQVWGTPLAEGAAKRAPELGPLQVVAGGLLAIGEDAAAARDLARPNIALYVGGMGAVGKNFYNDLAVAYGYEKEAKLIQELYLSGKKKEAEAAVPDEFCELMSLCGPESYVRGRVEAFRAAGVTMLNVIPVGPDPARLVETVKNWL, encoded by the coding sequence ATGGAGCTGTCCGCACCCCTCGCCTACGCAGCCGACCCCCGGCAGGCGGCCGACGACGCCGCCGCGCTCGAGTCGGCGGGCCTCGACGCCGTCTGGGTCGCGGAGGCCTACGGCTTCGACTCGCCCACGATCATGGGCTATCTCGCCGCCCGCACCGAGCGCATGAAGATCGGCGCCGCGATCCTCAACGTCTACTCGCGCACCCCCGCCCTCATCGCCCAGACCGCCGCCGGACTCGACGCCGTCTCCGGCGGCCGCGCCATCATCGGCCTGGGCGCGTCGGGCCCGCAGGTCGTCGAGGGCTGGCACGGCAAGGCGTACGACAAGCCGCTCGGCCGCACCCGCGAGACCATCGAGCTGACCCGCCGCATCCTGCGCCGCGAGGTCATCGACCACCACGGCATCACGGACATGCCGCTGCCCCCGGAGAAGGGCGGCAGGCTCGGCAAACCCCTGAAGATCCTCTCCAAGCCGGTACGCCCCGAAGTGCCTTTGTACGTCGCCTCGTTGGGCCCGGCGAACGTGCGGATGACCGCCGAGACCGCCGACGGCTGGCTGCCTACGCTCTTCATTCCCGAGAAGGCCCACCAGGTGTGGGGCACCCCGCTCGCCGAGGGCGCCGCCAAGCGCGCCCCCGAGCTCGGGCCGCTCCAGGTCGTCGCCGGCGGACTGCTCGCCATCGGCGAGGACGCGGCAGCCGCTCGCGACCTCGCCCGCCCCAACATCGCCCTCTACGTGGGCGGCATGGGAGCGGTCGGCAAGAACTTCTACAACGACCTCGCCGTGGCCTACGGCTACGAGAAGGAGGCCAAGCTCATCCAGGAGCTCTACCTCTCGGGGAAGAAGAAGGAGGCCGAGGCCGCCGTCCCGGACGAGTTCTGCGAGCTCATGAGCCTGTGCGGGCCCGAGAGCTACGTGCGCGGGCGTGTCGAGGCCTTCCGCGCCGCCGGCGTCACCATGCTGAACGTCATCCCGGTCGGCCCCGACCCCGCCCGGCTGGTCGAGACCGTCAAGAACTGGCTGTAG
- a CDS encoding CaiB/BaiF CoA transferase family protein, protein MAVAGMTDSGPLAGVRVVELAGIGPGPFAAMLLADLGADVVRVDRPGGAGLAINPEYDITNRNKRSVIIDLKADDGPARVLDLVAKADVLIEGYRPGVAERLGVGPDACHARNPRLVYGRMTGWGQDGPLAQRAGHDIAYIALTGTLGMIGKPDEPPTVPANLVGDYAGGSLYLVVGILAALHHARDTGAGQVVDAAIVDGASHLAAMIHGMLAAGGWQDRRGSNLLDGGCPFYGTYETSDGQYMAVGALEQQFYDEFSALLGIGDTAPARKDLARWGELRDAVAARFKTRTREEWTAVFEGSDACVAPVLSLREAPGHPHLAARGTFTDHGGITQPAPAPRFSATPTAVRSGPAQPGADTAGVARDWDVPSLTKEEN, encoded by the coding sequence ATGGCAGTGGCAGGGATGACGGACAGCGGCCCGCTCGCCGGGGTGCGCGTGGTCGAACTGGCGGGCATCGGCCCGGGCCCGTTCGCCGCGATGCTCCTCGCCGACCTGGGCGCCGATGTCGTGCGCGTGGACCGCCCCGGAGGCGCCGGGCTCGCGATCAACCCCGAGTACGACATCACCAACCGCAACAAACGCTCCGTGATCATCGACCTCAAGGCGGACGACGGCCCCGCGCGCGTCCTCGACCTCGTCGCCAAGGCGGACGTCCTCATCGAGGGCTACCGTCCAGGCGTCGCCGAGCGCCTCGGCGTCGGCCCCGACGCCTGCCACGCCCGCAACCCGCGCCTCGTCTACGGACGCATGACCGGCTGGGGCCAGGACGGCCCCCTCGCCCAGCGCGCCGGGCACGACATCGCGTACATCGCCCTCACCGGCACCCTCGGAATGATCGGCAAGCCGGACGAGCCGCCGACCGTCCCCGCGAACCTCGTCGGGGACTACGCAGGCGGTTCGCTCTACCTCGTCGTCGGCATCCTCGCCGCCCTCCACCACGCGCGCGACACCGGCGCGGGCCAGGTCGTGGACGCCGCGATCGTCGACGGCGCCTCGCACCTCGCCGCGATGATCCACGGCATGCTCGCGGCCGGCGGCTGGCAGGACCGGCGCGGCAGCAACCTCCTCGACGGCGGCTGCCCGTTCTACGGGACGTACGAGACCTCCGACGGCCAGTACATGGCGGTCGGCGCCCTTGAGCAGCAGTTCTACGACGAGTTCAGCGCGCTCCTCGGCATCGGGGACACGGCCCCCGCCCGCAAGGACCTCGCCCGCTGGGGCGAGCTGCGCGACGCCGTCGCCGCCCGCTTCAAGACCCGTACCCGCGAGGAGTGGACCGCCGTCTTCGAGGGGTCCGACGCGTGTGTGGCGCCGGTCCTGTCCCTGCGCGAGGCGCCCGGCCACCCCCACCTGGCGGCGCGCGGCACCTTCACCGACCACGGCGGCATCACCCAGCCCGCCCCCGCCCCCCGCTTCTCCGCGACCCCCACCGCCGTCCGCAGCGGCCCCGCCCAGCCGGGCGCCGACACCGCCGGGGTGGCCCGCGACTGGGACGTACCGAGCCTGACGAAGGAAGAGAACTGA
- a CDS encoding MmcQ/YjbR family DNA-binding protein, translated as MPGATEDFPWGETVAKVNKKVFVFLGVDDGSCPMGLTVKLRDEEAHAHALTTPGAEPAGYGLGKAGWVRIPLDVKGAPGAALLCDWVEESYRTVATKKLVAELDAR; from the coding sequence ATGCCGGGTGCCACGGAGGACTTCCCGTGGGGCGAGACGGTCGCGAAGGTGAACAAGAAGGTGTTCGTGTTCCTCGGCGTCGACGACGGCAGTTGTCCGATGGGGCTCACGGTCAAGCTCAGGGACGAGGAGGCCCACGCGCACGCGCTCACGACCCCGGGTGCCGAGCCCGCCGGATACGGCCTCGGCAAGGCGGGCTGGGTGCGGATCCCCCTGGACGTGAAGGGCGCCCCGGGCGCGGCGCTGCTCTGCGACTGGGTGGAGGAGAGCTACCGGACGGTGGCCACGAAGAAGCTCGTCGCCGAACTGGACGCGCGATGA